Sequence from the Rutidosis leptorrhynchoides isolate AG116_Rl617_1_P2 chromosome 3, CSIRO_AGI_Rlap_v1, whole genome shotgun sequence genome:
GTCCGTACTAGAAAATTTGGGTTTAGAGGATGGGAATGACGAAAATACATATGAACCGGAATATATACCTAAAGAAGTTTTTAAATTTAAAGAtaattttgaaaaattattttcacttTACGCTTCCAAATATggtcaacaacaaaacccaattgtTGACTCAATGCGAGCCGGATCGTCGCGAACTTATAGCGACATAAATATAAGCCTTTATAATAGTATACGTGATGAGGCTACCAAGCGTCAACGATCATCGGCTCCATCAAGTGAATTGGGACAATATATGGTTATGAACTTTGTAAATAATATAAGTCCCGAACAATTTGAAAAGTTTGACATCTTGGCTTGGTGGAAAGAAAGGGAAGTTACATTTCCAATTTTGTCCGCTATGGCTCGTGACTTACTATCCGTCCAAGCTTCTACGGTGGCTTCCGAATCGGCCTTTTCTGTTAGTGGTCGAATTATATCCGAAAGAAGGTCAAGACTAACACCTGAAGCCGTGGAAACGTGTGTTTGTTTGAAAGATTATTTGGATGGTgtagataggatacaagatcaaGAAACGTTGGAAGGTCCAATATTACAAGACGTGGAAGACggtattattagagaagaagttgaTCAAGGGATATCACCTCCTAATACCGAATTGGATGAAGGTGAATTTGAAGACCTTGACCCAGAATCCCTAGATGTACAAGAAATGTTAAACTACATATATGAAAATAATGAAGACGAGGAAGATGAAACTTAAGTATAacgggtgatggccatgccgaagctcgatatACTTAAGTTCACGAATACGTTTTCGGGTGATGGCCTTGCCGAAGCTCGAAATGTattcatatttattatttttaagttGTATTAATGTATTTGTTTAAATAAAAGTTATGTGATGCTTTATTTACCAGATAAGTTATGTATTGTTTATATAGTTGTAGAGAGTATTTATTAATGAGTATTGTTTATAATTTTTAAATTGTTTAAATAATTATCTTTATTAATGCTCGAACAAAAATCAAAGTCAAAACCGATAAAAATCAAATCCAGAAAAAATCTGAAACCGGTAAAAAAACTAAACcggaaaaagagagaaaaaaattcCAGAAAAACCCGAAAAAACGACCCGCTAATACCCGGTTCAAAACCGAAAAAACCCGATTTCGAacgttaaaaaccgaaaaaaaaccgATTTCGAAAAAACCGGGTATACCCGGAACCGGGTATTCAAAAACCCGGGTTTTTTTTACCCGGTTATTTAAAACCCGGGAACCGGGTTTTACCCGGTTTTTTGCACGTCTACCTTCAGCGGATATGTCAAGCCTTTTGAATATACTTCGCGCAACTTCTGTTtttagcctttagcaaataaaatatacatatacaatgctatgtatatgatcagtgcGAGTCTCACCAAATTTGTGTGTGGATGGCAAGTCCGGAAATGCTACTGAAAGCAATGAAGGCTTTTATTATTAGTCTTTGATTTGTTTTGTAATAGCCTTGTActattatattttgttttttttaaagtGGTTTTTCTCTATTTGGCGTATGGTGCAAGTCTATTGAGTAAGCCCGTGTAGTTATGTGTTGTACTCTTTCAATTTTCACAATTTCGTGAGAATTGTTATTGATTAAAACTTTTTGTTTTTtgtcaaaaaagaaaaagaaaaagttgCAGTATTTGAATTAACGACATAACTTATTAGTTATTACGGGTAGCAAAGTAATTACAATTAATTTTTTAAATTATCCGTGCATGGCACATGTTGTCCGCGCATAAGATATACGGAGTATTAAGCAAGATTTGATAATTTTGTGGACTAAAcatgtgaaaagaaaaaaaattgaaggGTAAAAGAGGCAATGAACGACGACATGTCAAATTTTATTTATTCTTGCTTTTTATTTAGGGTAGGTTGGACAACCGACAACCCTATTTGTTATCGTTTCTTTCTATAAAACCAAACAATTGTGAAACAGATCGGAGGACACCAGGTTACGAATTGAGGCGCTTACCATCGTTAAGGTAATTGTCGATTGAAACTATTTAATTAGTTCATCATCATGTTTATATtatctaattaattaaataaataaaataatgtaTATATTATTGTTTCCATCTACTTATATTTATTTGCAGCAAGTAATATTGGGATTGATTGATTAATTGATCCAGTTTTATTTAAGATATGGATGTAAGTAGCTGCTGCTTGTGTATTACACAACTTCCTGATGACCTTTTGCGCCTGATTTACCAAAAACTAACCGAATCCTGTGATCCAAATTATTGTTGCCTAACGAGTCACAGTTATCAGAAGAATTTTGTTCTAACATGTCATCGTTTTCTTGATATCGCAAGTCCGACTCCGATTTATAATAAATGTTTGGATGATGTTACTACTACAAGTCAAACAACCAAGTTGTTAAGTAAGCCATACAACAACCTTAACCTTGATGTTCCAACAAGTGTCGTCCTTAGTAAGTATCTTCATCATCGTTATAGGAGGCATTTTGATGAGTCACCACCTTCATCGATATTGTTTATTGATCTATGTAACTCCGCCATTACGGACAGTGAATTAGAAACGTTAACCAAATTTTGTAAAAACTTAATAGGCGTGAGTCTTGTTGGTTGCTCTGACATAACCAACGTTGGAATCGTGTCTCTTAGACAAAACTGTCCACGACTTCGAATACTCAAAATATCTGGTTGTGATAAAGTCGTTAATGTAGTAAATTCATCCAGTAAACAACGACGTTGTTTATTGGGAAATTTGGACTATTTACAAGCAGATTCTCATGTTCTTTATCCAAATGAATATACAACTGGAAGCTGTATTCGTTGTCTAGATATTTCTTATTCAACTAAGCATTCTACGGACAAACGTGGTTTGTTGGGAATAGGTTCAAGCATTGGTAGACCACTACAAATCCTTGCATTTTCACCGAATCAAAGTAGTGGTTTATGCTCCTATGTTACGGATCGTATCATTGAAGAAATTTCAAAAGGGTGTAGTTTATTGGAAGAGTTGAACTTATCGAAATGTTCTAGAATCGGGCTCAGTGGTTGGAGATCAATTGCAAGTCATTGTTGGAACTTGAAGAGACTACATGTGAACGACTGCGCAAACCTTTGTGACGAAGGATTATTAGCTTTGGGTAATGGCCGTTGCAAAAGGTTATCGGTGCTATACATGACAAACTGCCCGCGTATTACTTCATCTGGGATaaacaaatttaaaatattgtTACCTGATGTTGTGATTGAAGAGAAAATTGGGATAACTAATTTCCCAAGTTACACAAATAATTGGCAAAGGAGATAGATGATCAGCCAGCGCCAAAGATACTATTATGACTATCGAGTATGATGTTTatgttatatattttatttatttttatttttaatcacTCACTCAAAAGATGTCTATCTTTTGTGATCTTCGAAATTTTAAATATAACAACTTTTttaggtttaacttgtgatttattatcTAGATATAAAATGTTGTATCATACTTGTTTGATTATGTTTTGGTTTTGGGTTTGTTCTGTTTCTCcctctcttttattattattattattattattattattattattattttattattattgactAAAACAACGAATAGCATAGAAATAGTGAATAGGAAACATTTATCAATAGATGAAGGAACCACAAACCCAGGGCCGATCCCGAGAATTTGAGTGCCCCGAACGATGCCAAGAAAAAGGGCCCCAAGACCCGAAGAACAATATAAGCTAATTAAAAAAATGACAATTAACGTCATATCAACAATAATAGTAAGCTGATCGTTACGGCGTTACATATATGAGCAATTTAACTACAAATAAAATAAACCATAAAATGAAGTTAAAGACCCTGTTTCAAGTTTCAACTACAAATAAAACCAACTAAATAGCTACCAAATCAACAGTTTTGTTAAAGGCAATCTAAAGCAAATTTGTAAAAACAATTTATAGGATAAACATAGCTAGCAGATGAGTGAATAACAAAGTAACAAACCCCCAAATAAATTGATGTGAAATTCAGATGCTATAATGCAACATAATTCGACCACCAAGTTACAAACCCCCAAATAAATTATAATTCGACCACCGACATCACGATATAATGCAACATATATACATaatacattacatatttatatcCGCCAATTTTCGtaacaaagaaaaaaaaagaataaaaaagGAAAGAAAGATAAATACCTGGATGGATGCGAAACTGGATTAGCAGATGAACGGTTACGGTACGATCGAacccttgtttttttttttttttttttttgtcgattGAATTGTGGATTTTGGAACCGATCGGTGgatgtatcatatatttatttgggCTTGCCTTTTCAAGATTGAAAAGAGAACAAAAAGGCCCAAAATTACTTGGACTAGTATTCAAGACATAATATATTTGGGCCCCTTAAAAAATTGAGCCCTGAACAAATGTCCACCTTGTACCCCTTGTGAGCCGCCCCTGCACAAACCGATACTTCCCGAGTTTGGTTGGGCCTTGTGCTCTTTACACGGTTCATGACCCAGCCCAAATCAGTCCGGAAAGGTTCGACCTCCCTCAAGTCTGGTTGAGCCATGTGCTCTCAATATATAATGCCAACCGACTAACTTGAAAACACAACAGACAAATTCTAAAGCGGAAATAAAACAAATCGTATGAACCAGCCAATTGGGATGCTAACAAATAATAGGGTACACTCTTAAACAGCCCTGAAATTAGCAATCAAACATAACTAAGCTCGAAGTAAATTACTCGTTCAAAGTTACTCTTTATCCGTTGTTAACCATCTATATAAATGGTTTGAGTTATGCGATTTGGTTGAGGATGATTCGAGAAAAAATATCTGAATAACTCCACATGTGGCAAAATCAAATTAGAATTGAAATGATGGGAAGTTAATTTATAGTTTACACACCATTGATCCTTTTATGGCTGAATAGAGCGATACACACTTTGATTCTAGATagatttttttttttgcaaaaaacaATAACTTATATAAATCTTAATCTCCGAAACAGAGACAAGAAAAACAAAGATACAAAAGGCCACCACAAAAACGAATGAAGACAGAAAACAAACCTAATAAAGACAACTCGCGACGCTAACTAAAACCGAACCTTAACGTGGACTACCCAAACACAAAAGAATCAAAAACATATAACGGATCTAAAAATAACCAGACAATAGAACAAACAAAAATCCCTAATCAAGTACCAAGATTTGTGACGTTAGTGCCCTCTTCTGCAATTGCCTTAAACGAAAAAGTAGACTCGATTCCATCCCCGTCCGAATTCAATCCTCCATTCCTAAACTCGTCAAAAAAAACCAACACCCTCTAACGCTTCTCCCGCCCCCGCTCCAATACGCTTCCCCTCGACACTTACAAAAGTTTGACCAACTTTTGCACTCCGATTAGAAGTTCCCTCGATCTCATCCCCGTCACTCGAATCGTGCAAACGAAACTCCCCATCCATtacattctttttcttttctttcccTTTCCTCTTCCCCGCACATCTCGTATCACCCTTCTTCCCCCCGTAAAAACGAAATTTGTTAGCATGCACGTGCCAACCCCTACAATGACCTTTACAATCCTTATCCACACATATACAATACTTACGTCCCGCACTTTTCCCCGTAGCAACGTTCGCCAAGTTATCAAGAAGCGCATTAGTATTATCCTCACACTTTTCAGTTGTCAAGACGTCCGCAATCCTCCTTTTTTTTTTACGGATTACCAAAACCACACTCATGAAGTACATTACCAATCCTATCCAAATGTGCGATACACACACATATTCATATCACTAAGTCAACAATATGTGAATAAAAATTACTTTATTTTTGGGATTTGTAATTGTCTTAATTACCCGTACATACTAAATTACATTACATGTCAAAATTTGTAGTACATGTCAAAATTTGTAGTTTCAATTCAAACGTATTGTCGTttcgagtttgcgttcacactataaATGGTCCCTCAACTACGGCTcagtttacacaacgacccctcaccTTTAGACTTTTTTAggggtagaaagcgtaaatatataattttattaaaaaaaacaaaaaaacttccacccgaatttttaacgggccctatcttctcgctcggtgcaagTTAAACTTTTCcaggaccaccgttcaactcgaaaaaatcagacgaacccaacgggactagctATAGGCGAAACGGACACCGTTAAAAAAACACTAGATAACGGGCCCTGTATTCTcggtcggtgcgagttaaatttttccgagcccaccgtttaacttgaaataattttacgaacacaacgcgactaactatacacgaaacggacatcgttaaaaaaacactaaatgtttcgggctatattacatacatatacatacacgtccaacaaacaacccaatctACTAGATATATTATGTACCAAACTACGTAtattcaaattcgaccgcgcgtcgaataaaaccgcagcaacgcgcggtcgaattttttttctagtttttactaATAAGAGTCAAACATTTATGAGTGGATAAATACTATGCTACGCAGAGTATCTATCAGTACATAAAACCAATTTAAAAAAATGCAATAGCACTTCCAATTAGGGCCACTCCGTTTCACATTATTATGCTTCTATAGCATCACAATGTATTTGAAATTCAAATTTGATAGTATAAAATAGCATACCAAGTGTAcataataacataaataaataaagaaatataagaaaatagaaatagaaattttGCAGGTATaaactgttatactaatcatgaaTTGGTGTTTAAAAATAAATCTTTACAAACCAAATACATGTTTTTAACAATCATATTACCGTTCCAAGACCACAATCTTAAATCTTTGGCTAAGAGCCCAAGACACAGTGACGAAGCCAGGAATTTAAATGAGTGGTGTCACAAAATATAACTGAAATATATCGAGTCATGAACGGGTCATGTACTCACACATAATAAACTAAACTTTTAGGGTGGTTACGAGTTCGAATTCATTGAGCATCAAAAAACTCTTCATGGTCACGGAGGTGCATCATGGGATGACTCCGGACAGCTTGCAAGACATGTTGTTTCTTCGAGATTATTCGGCTCATAAAGCGAACTGAAAACTCGAGTTTGCAATATAATTACTTTAAGATTCCAATTtgggatatgttttaaatattaaatatttcttTAAGTAGTCGCCGACGACCATATGAATGAGATTTGCAATATACTAATTAAATTTGAGGTGTTTGTAATATAATAGCATAAATAAATAAGTCATCTCATATATAATTTGTGACTAACTAATGGAAATCACAGCACATATTATTGGACTTTTAAAAATTAGTTTGGACGGTTGGATTTGGGCTACAAAATTTATAGGGTCAGGAGATTAAATTGATGGGGTCACTTTATATGAAAACCAACTATGTAACTAGAAATTAGTCTTGGACTTAAGGGTTATTGGACTAGTGAGTGGTGTCACTTGCACCCACTAGCCTCTATGTGGCTTCGCCACTGCCAAGACATATAGTAGTTGCTTGACAGGAACTCTTTATCATAGAAGGTTTTCTAATAACAATTTTTTTTAGAACAGTGGAAAATTTTTAATAATCAAACAAGCCCTCTAGTAAGGagctagaaaaaaaaaatacaTCGATTTTAGGAGTCATAAATTTCAATTAAAAGCTATAtcactcattttttttttttttgtcaagaaaAAGAATACAACTTTACAAGATCAAATAAAGTGCATTTTTTATGACACATAACATTTACTTTAGTTAAGTAGTGTAATTAAGGTATTTATAAATTATCGGGACCTAACAAAGACAATTATACACTTTTTATGACACATACTTCGTAACTACGGAGTATTTACTTACAACGAAGAATGAAAGTCATGGGTCTTGGCAAGCGTTCACATGCTCGAGGTTGGCTGGTAAGTTATATATCATAAAAATCTACGTTTGTGAATTCGAAATAATTTTTTTTACATGATCGATCAAATTTGTTATAAATCTTTTTTTTTCCCCCTTAAATTCTTATGTCATGATGGATCAAATTTGAAGAAATCTTTCTTCAAGCAATTCTAAGGATCAGTCACCCAAGTAGACTACCTTGTGTCATCATATCATGCTACTGAATATTAATGGTACGGAACACTTTTTTAAGTTACACTTGTATTTTTTTCTGGTTTATAAGCTAATAGTCAACACCCATCATCTACGAGACTACGACCTACTCTTCTATTTCATCATAAATTTGTTGCCAAACTTCATATTTTATACTCAACTAATAAAAAGGGTCTACCCGGGTTGTTGGGTCTAAATGGGTTGTCAGATCTAAACGGGTTGTTGGGTCTAAACGAGTTTTCAGATCAAACATGGTCCAAAACAAAAACTGATAGTTTCCAGCCATAATCCAGCTTCACCTTCTAGATGCCGTAATCAAGATTTGTTTCTAGATATTCAAAgaaggcaaccttgacaactcatacggaagtagcaaacttgaacacgatgacggccgccaacttccgccaaccttcctcgttcacaccattcaccgccatagaattttagctataaatagaggtgcaaacctcagttgtaaatcatcccaaaatcactcagagaagtgtaatcacaacctagagagtgtgtgtgagtttgagagtttttttttgtaagagttttgtaatactctgtaaatctattcttgtaagtaacagagttattttctctcaaatttgtatctcccaacttccaggcgatcctctcttcctaacaagtggtatcaagagcttggttagagacgttggttgagtttttaggtcttctgaagttttctcaaaattcaattttgagtgtaccattggattcgtctcatcgaaccgagtccaacgcaaaaaacggcgacCTAAACgaagttataacgagcccagaaaacgcggtcaaagtttggtaaACTCGCCGGAGaggacgaccggtgccggaattttcgccggagaagaaagtcctgtagcaattcactgtagcagtcatgtagcaattcactgtagcagctggcggcactgtagcaagttcctgtagcagtactgtagcaagttCCCGTGGCAGTACTGTaccagtactgtagcaattctgaaattttacaatttggtccctgaaattttcagaatttcatttttggtccctgaatTTTATAACAAATTATAATTTTGGCCCGTAAGTGAAATttgagccgcgaagtgtctattccaccattttcaaccgttccggacatAACGGTGATATCTGTTTTATAAAATTCAACCCCGTTAGTGTTGAAAAatcatttgtaaggtgataatgtccacagaagagtcaacatcatctttcggagctatgattatgctcacagccacaaactacacgttgtggaaacctcggatggaagatctcctcagctgtaaggatttgttcgatcctattgaattgaagggtataaaccctgattctgccaaagagaaagagtggaagaaatcaaaccgaaaaactactggtcagatccgtcaatggattgatcatagtgtctttcaccatgttgcacaagagacagacgcatatgtcctctggaaaaagttggaggacatgtaccaggccaagactgctcggaataaagccctattgatgaggcgtttagtcaacatgaagcttaaaagtggaacttcagttgccgaggaTACCAGTGaattccagagcttggtcaaccagttatcgtctgtagagatgcctcttggcgatgaagttcaggcgttattgctacttagttctcttcccgatagCTGGGAAACACTggtcgtaacactcagcaactcagctccgaatggcaaacttaccatgtcaatggtcaaggatgccctattcagtgaagaggcaaggagaaaggacatgggcacagatcagacccatgcctttatcacagagaatcgggggagacagcgaatgagtagcaaaaacaaatggagaggcagaagcaagagcaggggcaggtctgcTAATGGCAGAAAACCAATATATAAatgtcatcattgtggattagaaggacatatgaagaagaactgctatagattgaaagaggaacaaggtcaaagcagttcacagccgaagaataagagtGGAGAAatattagtgactatctctggtgaggtagcttattgttcaacccatgatgagacatgccttcacgtctcacgagaagacacggaatgggtggtagatactgcagcttcctaccacgtgactccatacaaggaatacttcacaacatacaaagctggagactttggaactgtgaagatgggaaatttcagttccgctgagattgtcagaattggtgatgtcaagataaagacaagttccgggagcacaatcactttgaaggatgtccgccatgtgccagatcttcgactGAATTTACTTTCCGaagtagctctcgacaaacagggctataatagtcatttcagtagaggcacatgaaaattgtcaagaggcgctatgatagtcgctcgaggacacatttgtggcacactgtacaagactcatgtgaagatctgcacagacagcattaatgttgcagaaaaggaggcttcacaaaatttatggcaccagagactcggtcacatgagtgagaaagggttgtctaccctaataaagaaggagcttatcaatgtagacaaggacgctgcactagatccttgcaatcattgtttgtttggtaagcaacatagagtctcgtttaattcctcttcaacgagaagatcagagttactcagtctggtacactctgatgtttgcggtcccttggaggttgaatcaattggcggcaaccgatactttctaacgtttatcgacgatgcttctcgaaaggtgtgtgtatatttcttgcggacgaaggaccaggttttcgattactttaaacagttccatgtcatggtagaacgtgagacaggaaagaagttaaagtgtcttcgatccgacaacggcggtgaatactcttccaggcagttcgatgcctattgcagatcatatggcatccgacatgagaagacagttccacatacccctcaacacaatggtatagcagaaagaatgaaccgaacaatcatggaacgtgtttggAGCATGCTcggtatggctaagctgccaaatcCATTCTGggaagaagcagtcagagccgcatgttacttgatcaaccgatctccatcagtaccactgaattttgaagttccgaagaaactttggtctggaaaggatccatcatactctcacttaagagtatttggatgtttggcgtacgcacatgtatccaaggagttcaggcagaagctggatgcaaggaccactccatgcatattcataggctatggagatgaagaatttgaatacagattatgggatccaaaggagaaaaaggtgatcagaagtagggacgtggtgttccatgaaagccagacaatagaagatattgaaaagcccacaatatctcagaagacaaatgatgctgctcaggtgccagaggcaacaacggaatcattaatgagaaatgaattttcagtgcaagaagaaatgccagaagtagaagataatgaggaaaatgacggtgctgagcagggggagccacaaccccatctgccagacgttccagcaccatcacaaggtcaagatgatggtggatctcctcagaatgttccagaagttcatagatctgaacgaggtcggattccatcgattagatatccagaatccgagtaccttctacttactgaagatggaaaaCCAGAGAattttcatgaagcagtatctcataaggacaaagaaaaatggttgctcgcaatgtaggatgagatggattctctgcagaaaaatcaaacatatgagattgtagaacttccacacgggaagaaggcactgaaaaataaatgggtgtttaaGCTGAAAAAGGatagtagtggaaaagtggtgaaatacaaagcatggcttgtagtcaaaggattccaacagaaaaaagggattgattttgacgagatattttcaccagtagtcaagatgacttcaattagagtcatacttggattggtcgcaagtatgaacttggagcttgaacagatggatgtaaagacagcttttcttcatggagatttacatgaagaaatttacatggagcagccggaaggttttgaggtttcaggagataacctcgtatgcaagctgaagaaaagtttttatggtttgaagcaggcacctaggaaGTGGTACaaaaagtttgactcgtgcatggtgagtcaagggtacaagaaaactgcaaaagatgagtgtgtctacattcaaaaGTTTTCTGGatgagatttcgttgctcttctactatatgtagacgatattttgatcgtagggaaagatgcaacgaagatcaaccagctgaagaaggaactctctaagtcttttgacatgaaagacttaggacaagcCCAACTGATTTTGGGAATGCAtataacccgagacaggaagaataaaaggttatggctatctcaggagaagtatattgaacgagtgctttcatgtttcaatatgaacaatgccaaacctgttagcattccattagccaaccatttcaagttaagcaagagttcttgtccctcatccaaggaagagatcggggagatgtcttcagtaccatattcttcagcagttggaagtttgatgtatgcgatggtgtgtacaaggcccgatattgctcatgcagtgggaacggtgagtcattttctctctaaccccgggaaagagcattggaatgcggtaaaatggtttctcagatatcttaaaggtacaaagaatctatgtctttgttacgggggagctgatccaatcttggaaggctatacagatgtggatatggccggagatcctgatagtaggaaatctacttcacgattcatttacacttttgcaggaggagcggtttcatggcagtcaagactacagaagtgtgttgc
This genomic interval carries:
- the LOC139899110 gene encoding F-box/LRR-repeat protein 12-like yields the protein MDVSSCCLCITQLPDDLLRLIYQKLTESCDPNYCCLTSHSYQKNFVLTCHRFLDIASPTPIYNKCLDDVTTTSQTTKLLSKPYNNLNLDVPTSVVLSKYLHHRYRRHFDESPPSSILFIDLCNSAITDSELETLTKFCKNLIGVSLVGCSDITNVGIVSLRQNCPRLRILKISGCDKVVNVVNSSSKQRRCLLGNLDYLQADSHVLYPNEYTTGSCIRCLDISYSTKHSTDKRGLLGIGSSIGRPLQILAFSPNQSSGLCSYVTDRIIEEISKGCSLLEELNLSKCSRIGLSGWRSIASHCWNLKRLHVNDCANLCDEGLLALGNGRCKRLSVLYMTNCPRITSSGINKFKILLPDVVIEEKIGITNFPSYTNNWQRR